A stretch of the Cydia amplana chromosome 6, ilCydAmpl1.1, whole genome shotgun sequence genome encodes the following:
- the LOC134648757 gene encoding patched domain-containing protein 3 isoform X1 has translation MLRAEVWRELRQLDELVQNITVTLPNGETFTYKEECAKWEGQCFTNDILNLDKIIEEVERGDLNLTFPIMFNPVTWEAHAFPVYFGGSTVLDDIIVSVPAVQLVWFVKADTPLQIQRGAAWEDAFLDAVGVAEDTGRFKHISIARFASRTLDHELEKNTRTVVPFFSSTFILMGIFSIVTCMMADWVRSKPWLGLLGNISAVMATAAAFGCAIYLGISFIGINLAAPFLMIGIGIDDTFVMLAAWRRTSPKLPVPERMAIMLSEAAVSITITSVTDMLSFFIGIFSPFPSVQIFCMYSGLAVCFTFVWHLTFFSGCVAVSGYREKQNRHTITFLKVLPESRARKEEKSWLYRAFCSGGIDIADPDNPIDNREHCIMAFFRDTMANILNNNAVKVFVIVIFLAYLAGAGYGVTNLKEGLERRKLSKVDSYSVEFFDREDLYYREFPYRIQVVISGEYNYSDPKIQDEVEQLTQSLENTSYISNSLYTESWLRTFVNYVSRNNDYLNVTIDNEADFIQNLRELWLFPANPFSLDVKFNEAGDQIVASRFLIQAINISGTNHEKEMVKVLRDVVAQSSLNASVFHPYFVFFDQFELVKPTSIQNLCYGALMMMITSFIFIPNILCSLWVAFSIISIEIGVVGYMALWDINLDSISMINLIMCIGFSVDFTAHICYAYMASKAKSPNDRVSECLYSLGLPIVQGSFSTILGVVALLLADSYIFSVFFKMVFMVIFFGAMHGLFLLPVLLSLFGPGSCSKKHEDIKMSKVDKSFPHPYCIPHPQLVLNDQIFNGKNVGPNGVYKIYGDDKDLGIGTSGEDTSESSSNQSQRRQIGDNDRKYELGWKRSSYGQNSSQFQPSGELDPYVLEAERAWVRQPYEDRRGADNYRRSRATSRDDDWVRPTRKTSDAGPRREGTYRVMRAHSHHNLHRPRAPRRSNSHHNLEHLDYVAEMRFP, from the exons ATGCTGCGAGCCGAAGTGTGGAGAGAACTGCGTCAGCTGGACGAGCTCGTGCAGAACATCACCGTGACCCTGCCCAACGGGGAGACCTTCACGTACAAGGAGGAGTGCGCCAAGTGGGAGGGCCAGTGCTTTACCAACGACATTCTGAACCTGGACAAAATTATCGAGGAG GTGGAACGCGGCGATCTAAACCTGACGTTCCCTATAATGTTCAACCCGGTGACGTGGGAGGCCCACGCGTTCCCCGTCTACTTCGGAGGCTCGACCGTGCTCGACGACATCATCGTGTCCGTGCCGGCTGTTCAGCTCGTCTGGTTCGTGAAGGCCGACACCCCGTTGCAAATACAAAG AGGCGCAGCATGGGAGGACGCATTCTTGGATGCAGTAGGCGTAGCAGAAGACACGGGGCGCTTCAAACACATCTCCATCGCTAGATTCGCATCAAGAACTCTGGACCATGAGCTCGAAAAGAACACCAGAACTGTCGTTCCGTTCTTCAGTTCCACGTTCATCCTAATGGGAATATTCTCGATTGTGACCTGTATGATGGCTGATTGGGTCCGGTCTAAGCCCTGGCTGGGTTTGCTTGGAAATATCTCTGCTGTTATGGCCACTGCTGCGGCTTTTGGTTGTGCTATTTATCTGGGGATATCTTTTATTGGCATCAATTTGGCTGCTCCGTTTTTGATGATTG GTATTGGCATAGACGATACATTCGTCATGTTAGCGGCGTGGCGCAGGACCTCCCCAAAACTGCCAGTGCCCGAACGTATGGCCATCATGTTGTCTGAGGCAGCGGTCTCCATCACGATTACTTCCGTCACTGACATGTTATCTTTCTTCATCGGCATATTCTCTCCATTCCCTTCTGTCCAAATCTTCTGCATGTATTCAG GTCTAGCAGTCTGCTTTACATTTGTATGGCATCTGACATTCTTCTCTGGATGTGTAGCCGTATCAGGATACCGTGAGAAACAGAACAGACATACGATCACATTTTTGAAGGTGCTGCCAGAATCCAGAGCAAGAAAAG AAGAAAAATCGTGGCTGTACCGAGCATTTTGCAGCGGAGGTATCGACATAGCCGACCCTGACAACCCCATCGACAACAGAGAACACTGCATCATGGCTTTCTTCCGCGACACAATGGCCAATATCCTCAACAACAACGCGGTGAAGGTTTTCGTCATCGTCATTTTCCTGGCTTATCTTGCTGGAGCAGGTTACGGAGTCACAAATTTGAAAGAGGGTCTCGAAAGAAGAAAACTGTCCAAAGTCGATTCGTATTCTGTCGAATTTTTTGACCGTGAAGATTTATACTACAGGGAGTTTCCTTACAGAATTCAG GTTGTGATCAGTGGCGAATACAACTACTCAGATCCGAAAATCCAAGACGAAGTAGAACAACTAACGCAAAGTTTAGAAAACACTTCCTACATCTCGAACTCACTGTACACGGAATCGTGGCTACGAACATTTGTCAACTACGTGTCGAGAAATAATGACTACTTGAACGTGACAATCGATAATGAAGCGGATTTCATTCAAAATTTACGCGAG TTATGGCTATTTCCCGCTAATCCATTTTCCCTGGACGTGAAATTCAACGAAGCCGGAGACCAAATAGTAGCATCGAGGTTTTTGATCCAGGCGATTAATATCAGCGGCACCAACCATGAGAAGGAGATGGTCAAAGTCCTAAGAGATGTTGTGGCTCAATCTTCGCTCAATGCGTCTGTTTTCCATCCGTACTTTGTCTTTTTCGATCAG TTCGAGCTAGTGAAGCCAACATCCATTCAGAACTTGTGCTACGGAgccctgatgatgatgatcaccTCCTTCATATTTATACCGAACATTCTGTGCTCGCTCTGGGTCGCCTTCAGTATCATATCTATAGAAATCGGGGTCGTGGGATATATGGCCCTGTGGGATATCAACCTTGATTCAATCTCCATGATAAATTTGATCATGTGCATCGGCTTCTCCGTTGACTTCACAGCACACATCTGCTACGCTTACATGGCATCAAAGGCGAAATCTCCAAATGATAGAGTTAGCGAATGCTTATACTCTCTGGGCTTGCCTATAGTTCAAGGATCCTTCAGTACAATTTTGGGGGTAGTCGCACTCCTTCTAGCGGACAGCTACATCTTCTCAGTATTCTTCAAGATGGTATTTATGGTGATTTTCTTCGGAGCAATGCACGGGCTTTTCTTGCTGCCAGTACTCCTGTCTCTATTCGGACCCGGCTCCTGTTCCAAGAAACatgaagatatcaaaatgtcaaaagttGATAAGAGTTTTCCGCACCCATACTGCATACCACACCCGCAACTTGTTTTAAACGATCAAATATTCAACGGAAAGAATGTAGGCCCAAATGGAGTGTACAAAATCTACGGAGATGACAAAGATTTGGGTATTGGTACGTCTGGAGAGGACACGAGCGAAAGCAGCTCGAACCAATCACAGCGCCGTCAAATAGGCGACAATGACAGGAAATATGAGCTCGGATGGAAAAGGTCGAGTTACGGACAGAATTCTAGCCAATTCCAGCCATCAGGGGAGTTAGATCCATATGTACTCGAGGCAGAGCGGGCTTGGGTAAGACAACCTTACGAAGACAGACGCGGGGCTGACAATTATAGAAGAAGCCGTGCGACTTCTAGAGACGATGATTGGGTGAGGCCTACGCGCAAGACGAGCGACGCAGGCCCTCGGCGCGAGGGAACCTACAGAGTGATGCGCGCCCATTCCCACCACAACCTACACCGACCACGCGCTCCGAGGCGGTCCAACTCGCACCACAACCTAGAGCATTTAGACTATGTGGCCGAAATGCGTTTTCCTTGA
- the LOC134648757 gene encoding patched domain-containing protein 3 isoform X2 encodes MGCKLTFVDDILNRSFYKLGLLVGRNPGYFIIIPVLLTLLMVTGYQRINYEMDPEYLFSPVSGQGKYERRIVEEHFKVNYSHRFNVGRITRAGRFGRTIIVPKDNNTNMLRAEVWRELRQLDELVQNITVTLPNGETFTYKEECAKWEGQCFTNDILNLDKIIEEVERGDLNLTFPIMFNPVTWEAHAFPVYFGGSTVLDDIIVSVPAVQLVWFVKADTPLQIQRGAAWEDAFLDAVGVAEDTGRFKHISIARFASRTLDHELEKNTRTVVPFFSSTFILMGIFSIVTCMMADWVRSKPWLGLLGNISAVMATAAAFGCAIYLGISFIGINLAAPFLMIGIGIDDTFVMLAAWRRTSPKLPVPERMAIMLSEAAVSITITSVTDMLSFFIGIFSPFPSVQIFCMYSGLAVCFTFVWHLTFFSGCVAVSGYREKQNRHTITFLKVLPESRARKEEKSWLYRAFCSGGIDIADPDNPIDNREHCIMAFFRDTMANILNNNAVKVFVIVIFLAYLAGAGYGVTNLKEGLERRKLSKVDSYSVEFFDREDLYYREFPYRIQVVISGEYNYSDPKIQDEVEQLTQSLENTSYISNSLYTESWLRTFVNYVSRNNDYLNVTIDNEADFIQNLRELWLFPANPFSLDVKFNEAGDQIVASRFLIQAINISGTNHEKEMVKVLRDVVAQSSLNASVFHPYFVFFDQFELVKPTSIQNLCYGALMMMITSFIFIPNILCSLWVAFSIISIEIGVVGYMALWDINLDSISMINLIMCIGFSVDFTAHICYAYMASKAKSPNDRVSECLYSLGLPIVQGSFSTILGVVALLLADSYIFSVFFKMVFMVIFFGAMHGLFLLPVLLSLFGPGSCSKKHEDIKMSKVDKSFPHPYCIPHPQLVLNDQIFNGKNVGPNGVYKIYGDDKDLGIGTSGEDTSESSSNQSQRRQIGDNDRKYELGWKRSSYGQNSSQFQPSGELDPYVLEAERAWVRQPYEDRRGADNYRRSRATSRDDDWVRPTRKTSDAGPRREGTYRVMRAHSHHNLHRPRAPRRSNSHHNLEHLDYVAEMRFP; translated from the exons GCAGATTTGGCCGAACCATAATCGTCCCGAAAGACAACAACACGAACATGCTGCGAGCCGAAGTGTGGAGAGAACTGCGTCAGCTGGACGAGCTCGTGCAGAACATCACCGTGACCCTGCCCAACGGGGAGACCTTCACGTACAAGGAGGAGTGCGCCAAGTGGGAGGGCCAGTGCTTTACCAACGACATTCTGAACCTGGACAAAATTATCGAGGAG GTGGAACGCGGCGATCTAAACCTGACGTTCCCTATAATGTTCAACCCGGTGACGTGGGAGGCCCACGCGTTCCCCGTCTACTTCGGAGGCTCGACCGTGCTCGACGACATCATCGTGTCCGTGCCGGCTGTTCAGCTCGTCTGGTTCGTGAAGGCCGACACCCCGTTGCAAATACAAAG AGGCGCAGCATGGGAGGACGCATTCTTGGATGCAGTAGGCGTAGCAGAAGACACGGGGCGCTTCAAACACATCTCCATCGCTAGATTCGCATCAAGAACTCTGGACCATGAGCTCGAAAAGAACACCAGAACTGTCGTTCCGTTCTTCAGTTCCACGTTCATCCTAATGGGAATATTCTCGATTGTGACCTGTATGATGGCTGATTGGGTCCGGTCTAAGCCCTGGCTGGGTTTGCTTGGAAATATCTCTGCTGTTATGGCCACTGCTGCGGCTTTTGGTTGTGCTATTTATCTGGGGATATCTTTTATTGGCATCAATTTGGCTGCTCCGTTTTTGATGATTG GTATTGGCATAGACGATACATTCGTCATGTTAGCGGCGTGGCGCAGGACCTCCCCAAAACTGCCAGTGCCCGAACGTATGGCCATCATGTTGTCTGAGGCAGCGGTCTCCATCACGATTACTTCCGTCACTGACATGTTATCTTTCTTCATCGGCATATTCTCTCCATTCCCTTCTGTCCAAATCTTCTGCATGTATTCAG GTCTAGCAGTCTGCTTTACATTTGTATGGCATCTGACATTCTTCTCTGGATGTGTAGCCGTATCAGGATACCGTGAGAAACAGAACAGACATACGATCACATTTTTGAAGGTGCTGCCAGAATCCAGAGCAAGAAAAG AAGAAAAATCGTGGCTGTACCGAGCATTTTGCAGCGGAGGTATCGACATAGCCGACCCTGACAACCCCATCGACAACAGAGAACACTGCATCATGGCTTTCTTCCGCGACACAATGGCCAATATCCTCAACAACAACGCGGTGAAGGTTTTCGTCATCGTCATTTTCCTGGCTTATCTTGCTGGAGCAGGTTACGGAGTCACAAATTTGAAAGAGGGTCTCGAAAGAAGAAAACTGTCCAAAGTCGATTCGTATTCTGTCGAATTTTTTGACCGTGAAGATTTATACTACAGGGAGTTTCCTTACAGAATTCAG GTTGTGATCAGTGGCGAATACAACTACTCAGATCCGAAAATCCAAGACGAAGTAGAACAACTAACGCAAAGTTTAGAAAACACTTCCTACATCTCGAACTCACTGTACACGGAATCGTGGCTACGAACATTTGTCAACTACGTGTCGAGAAATAATGACTACTTGAACGTGACAATCGATAATGAAGCGGATTTCATTCAAAATTTACGCGAG TTATGGCTATTTCCCGCTAATCCATTTTCCCTGGACGTGAAATTCAACGAAGCCGGAGACCAAATAGTAGCATCGAGGTTTTTGATCCAGGCGATTAATATCAGCGGCACCAACCATGAGAAGGAGATGGTCAAAGTCCTAAGAGATGTTGTGGCTCAATCTTCGCTCAATGCGTCTGTTTTCCATCCGTACTTTGTCTTTTTCGATCAG TTCGAGCTAGTGAAGCCAACATCCATTCAGAACTTGTGCTACGGAgccctgatgatgatgatcaccTCCTTCATATTTATACCGAACATTCTGTGCTCGCTCTGGGTCGCCTTCAGTATCATATCTATAGAAATCGGGGTCGTGGGATATATGGCCCTGTGGGATATCAACCTTGATTCAATCTCCATGATAAATTTGATCATGTGCATCGGCTTCTCCGTTGACTTCACAGCACACATCTGCTACGCTTACATGGCATCAAAGGCGAAATCTCCAAATGATAGAGTTAGCGAATGCTTATACTCTCTGGGCTTGCCTATAGTTCAAGGATCCTTCAGTACAATTTTGGGGGTAGTCGCACTCCTTCTAGCGGACAGCTACATCTTCTCAGTATTCTTCAAGATGGTATTTATGGTGATTTTCTTCGGAGCAATGCACGGGCTTTTCTTGCTGCCAGTACTCCTGTCTCTATTCGGACCCGGCTCCTGTTCCAAGAAACatgaagatatcaaaatgtcaaaagttGATAAGAGTTTTCCGCACCCATACTGCATACCACACCCGCAACTTGTTTTAAACGATCAAATATTCAACGGAAAGAATGTAGGCCCAAATGGAGTGTACAAAATCTACGGAGATGACAAAGATTTGGGTATTGGTACGTCTGGAGAGGACACGAGCGAAAGCAGCTCGAACCAATCACAGCGCCGTCAAATAGGCGACAATGACAGGAAATATGAGCTCGGATGGAAAAGGTCGAGTTACGGACAGAATTCTAGCCAATTCCAGCCATCAGGGGAGTTAGATCCATATGTACTCGAGGCAGAGCGGGCTTGGGTAAGACAACCTTACGAAGACAGACGCGGGGCTGACAATTATAGAAGAAGCCGTGCGACTTCTAGAGACGATGATTGGGTGAGGCCTACGCGCAAGACGAGCGACGCAGGCCCTCGGCGCGAGGGAACCTACAGAGTGATGCGCGCCCATTCCCACCACAACCTACACCGACCACGCGCTCCGAGGCGGTCCAACTCGCACCACAACCTAGAGCATTTAGACTATGTGGCCGAAATGCGTTTTCCTTGA